A genomic stretch from Antarcticibacterium flavum includes:
- a CDS encoding family 43 glycosylhydrolase, whose amino-acid sequence MKYLKRIFTITILFGTLSTSAQEVVPKTYINPLDIDYTYMVYNSRNNISYRSGADPAVIEYRGEYFMFVTRSFGYWHSKDLINWQFIKPKQWFFEGSNAPTAFNYKDSLVYFAGDPAGYGSILYTDDPKKGEWTPTASISTNIQDSELFIDDDGQTYLYWGSSNVHPLRVKMLDKDDRFLETGVEKELFNLVEEEHGWERFGENNFHPTLKEGYMEGASMTKHNGKYYLQYAAPGTQFNVYADGAYIGETPLGPFEYMKNNPMSFKPGGFANGAGHGITVKQTNGQYWHFATVALASNSHWERRLAMFPTYFDEEGLMYSITSYGDYPLYGPDHPTKAGLHNGWMLLSYKGKATVSSAMKQVRKSTATDGDFDITEMPLEKNNRGEIISKLLTDESPKSFWVAEANDDKQWVEIEMLAPGNIYAFQLNFHDEEAGIYTRTEGLRHRFTLEVSEDGKNWKTVVDRSNSFKDTPNAYIPLNQPVKGKYVRYNNVEVPGNNLALSEIRVFGKGLGKKPEKVKGFKVNRQEDRRDASFSWNLVKGAQGYNIRWGIAPDKLYHAWLVYDTNEHFMRNLDRDTQYYFSIEAFNENGISEKTEVQEVK is encoded by the coding sequence ATGAAATATTTAAAAAGAATTTTTACAATAACAATTTTATTTGGAACCCTCAGCACCTCTGCACAGGAAGTAGTGCCCAAAACTTATATTAATCCTCTGGACATTGATTATACTTATATGGTTTACAATTCCAGGAACAATATTTCCTATCGTTCCGGGGCAGATCCTGCGGTAATTGAATATAGAGGGGAGTATTTCATGTTTGTTACCCGTTCCTTTGGGTACTGGCATTCCAAAGATCTTATAAACTGGCAATTCATTAAACCAAAACAATGGTTCTTTGAAGGATCAAATGCGCCAACGGCCTTCAATTATAAAGATTCCCTGGTATACTTTGCCGGGGATCCCGCGGGTTACGGCAGTATATTATATACAGATGATCCTAAAAAAGGAGAGTGGACCCCCACCGCTTCTATCTCTACGAATATTCAGGATTCGGAGTTATTTATTGATGATGACGGGCAAACCTATTTGTATTGGGGTTCTTCAAATGTTCATCCTTTGCGGGTAAAAATGCTGGATAAGGATGACCGTTTTCTGGAGACAGGGGTTGAAAAAGAACTTTTCAACCTGGTGGAGGAAGAACACGGCTGGGAACGTTTTGGGGAAAATAATTTCCATCCTACCTTAAAAGAAGGTTATATGGAAGGTGCCTCTATGACCAAGCATAATGGTAAATACTATTTGCAATATGCCGCACCGGGCACACAATTCAATGTGTATGCAGATGGGGCTTACATAGGGGAGACACCCCTTGGGCCTTTTGAATATATGAAAAATAACCCCATGAGCTTCAAACCGGGCGGATTTGCAAATGGTGCCGGTCATGGGATCACAGTAAAACAAACTAATGGGCAATACTGGCACTTTGCCACAGTAGCCCTGGCTTCCAATTCTCATTGGGAAAGGAGGCTGGCCATGTTTCCTACGTATTTTGATGAGGAGGGTTTGATGTATAGCATCACCAGTTATGGGGATTACCCACTGTACGGCCCAGACCACCCCACTAAAGCAGGCTTGCATAATGGCTGGATGCTGTTATCCTATAAAGGAAAAGCTACAGTCTCTTCTGCTATGAAGCAGGTAAGAAAAAGTACCGCTACAGATGGGGATTTTGACATTACTGAAATGCCCCTCGAAAAGAATAATCGGGGTGAAATTATTTCTAAGCTGTTAACAGATGAAAGCCCCAAATCTTTTTGGGTTGCTGAAGCCAATGACGATAAGCAATGGGTAGAGATCGAAATGCTTGCCCCCGGAAACATCTATGCCTTCCAACTTAATTTCCACGATGAAGAAGCCGGGATCTACACCAGGACAGAAGGCTTGAGACACCGGTTTACTCTGGAAGTTTCAGAAGATGGAAAAAATTGGAAAACCGTGGTAGACAGAAGTAATAGCTTTAAAGATACCCCGAATGCATACATACCCCTTAATCAGCCTGTAAAGGGAAAATATGTGCGCTACAATAATGTGGAAGTTCCGGGGAATAATCTGGCATTGTCAGAAATCAGGGTGTTTGGAAAAGGCCTTGGAAAGAAGCCGGAAAAAGTGAAGGGCTTCAAGGTTAACCGGCAGGAAGACAGGAGAGATGCATCCTTCAGCTGGAATCTTGTGAAAGGAGCTCAGGGTTACAACATCCGTTGGGGTATCGCCCCAGATAAACTATACCACGCCTGGTTGGTTTACGATACAAATGAGCATTTTATGCGTAACCTGGACCGGGATACCCAATATTATTTTAGTATAGAAGCGTTCAATGAAAATGGGATCTCAGAAAAGACTGAGGTTCAGGAAGTGAAATAA
- a CDS encoding family 43 glycosylhydrolase, giving the protein MKKLSTFLLIAGLTLSGFSQNLPGSRDYRTYCNPIDIDYTYVAHNSYTGVSYRAGADPAVINFKGKYFMFVTRSYGYWMSTDMSNWEFITPQGWYFNGSNAPAAAVHGDKVIVAGDPSGRMAVIHTDTPENGDWKTSYSVLPIAIQDPALFVDDDGKVYLYEESSNVHPIYGVELDPENNYLPKGEPKALISLNPEKHGWERFGQDHSSEMKPFLEGPWMTKHKGKYYLQYGAPGTEFNVYADGVYTGDHPLGPFEYAPYNPISYKPGGYVTGAGHGSTVQDNNDKYWHFATMPIAVNYKFERRIGLFPAGFEEDGQMYVNTAYGDYPHFLPDTEVEDHKERFSGWMLLSYGKKATASSVVNDTVRQQVIGPQMTAITRENDKGYGPANLVDEQISTFWVANGNDESMQATVDLGAVMQVKAIQVNFQEFNAAVFGRAPGLKHQFKIESSTDGEEWTVLVDYSQNDRDQPHAYIELEKETDARYLRYRNFDTPNEYLALSGFRIFGNGYGKAPATPENIQIDRNVDRRDASIKWDPVDDAMGYVIYWGIEENKLNNSVMMYDRSNYELRALSTEQAYYFEIEAFNENGVGQRSEPIRVN; this is encoded by the coding sequence ATGAAAAAGTTAAGCACCTTTCTTCTAATCGCAGGTTTGACTCTTTCGGGTTTTAGTCAGAATCTTCCCGGAAGCCGTGATTACAGGACATATTGTAATCCTATAGATATCGATTATACTTATGTGGCCCATAATTCCTATACCGGGGTATCTTACCGTGCCGGGGCAGACCCTGCGGTGATCAACTTCAAAGGGAAGTATTTTATGTTCGTTACCAGGTCCTATGGTTATTGGATGTCCACTGATATGAGCAACTGGGAATTCATAACCCCTCAGGGCTGGTACTTTAACGGTAGTAATGCTCCGGCAGCGGCGGTACATGGCGATAAAGTGATCGTGGCCGGTGATCCTTCGGGAAGAATGGCAGTGATCCATACCGATACCCCGGAGAATGGCGACTGGAAAACTTCTTACAGCGTCCTGCCTATAGCGATACAGGATCCGGCTTTGTTTGTTGATGATGACGGGAAGGTCTACCTGTATGAAGAATCTTCAAATGTACATCCCATATATGGAGTAGAATTGGACCCGGAAAATAATTATCTGCCTAAAGGGGAACCAAAAGCCTTAATAAGCTTAAATCCTGAAAAACATGGCTGGGAAAGATTTGGACAGGATCATTCTTCAGAAATGAAACCATTTCTTGAAGGCCCCTGGATGACTAAACATAAGGGTAAGTATTATCTGCAATACGGTGCTCCGGGTACTGAGTTCAATGTGTATGCAGATGGGGTTTATACAGGTGACCATCCCCTTGGGCCATTTGAATATGCGCCTTACAATCCAATTTCCTATAAACCCGGGGGTTATGTAACGGGAGCAGGACATGGAAGTACTGTACAGGATAACAATGACAAATACTGGCATTTTGCTACTATGCCTATTGCCGTGAATTACAAATTTGAACGCAGGATTGGCTTGTTTCCGGCAGGATTTGAGGAGGACGGTCAAATGTATGTCAACACCGCCTATGGAGATTATCCGCATTTTTTACCCGATACAGAGGTAGAGGATCATAAGGAACGCTTCAGCGGGTGGATGCTCCTGTCTTACGGAAAAAAAGCAACGGCCAGTTCCGTAGTAAATGATACGGTAAGGCAGCAGGTTATAGGTCCGCAGATGACAGCCATTACCCGCGAAAATGATAAAGGCTACGGTCCGGCCAATTTGGTAGATGAGCAAATAAGCACATTTTGGGTAGCAAATGGAAATGACGAAAGCATGCAGGCTACGGTAGACCTTGGAGCAGTGATGCAGGTAAAGGCTATTCAGGTTAACTTTCAGGAATTTAATGCGGCTGTTTTTGGCAGGGCTCCTGGATTAAAACATCAGTTTAAGATCGAATCCTCTACCGATGGTGAGGAGTGGACAGTTTTAGTGGATTATTCCCAAAATGATCGGGACCAGCCACATGCTTATATCGAACTCGAAAAAGAGACCGATGCCCGTTACCTGAGGTATCGAAATTTTGATACCCCCAATGAATACCTGGCACTTTCCGGTTTTCGAATCTTCGGAAACGGCTACGGAAAAGCTCCTGCAACTCCTGAAAACATCCAAATTGACCGCAATGTAGATCGGCGCGATGCCAGTATAAAGTGGGATCCTGTCGATGATGCAATGGGCTATGTAATCTATTGGGGAATTGAAGAGAACAAGCTCAATAATTCTGTTATGATGTATGATAGGTCCAATTATGAGTTAAGAGCGTTAAGCACAGAGCAGGCATACTACTTCGAGATAGAGGCCTTTAATGAGAATGGAGTAGGGCAGAGGAGTGAACCGATTAGGGTAAATTAA
- a CDS encoding glucoamylase family protein yields MITTKNLKPYIFILTILLAIGCKENTNREVAVSGENSENETLSEDALLDTVQRQTLRYFWDFAEPNSGMARERYHPDGDYPRNDEHVVTTGGTGFGLMAIVAGTERGFIDRDSAVARFDKIADFLAEAERFHGVWPHWINGETGETQAFSDKDNGGDIVETSFLAQGFIVVREYLKNGNEQEQAVAQKYDELWKGIEWNWYTNNKDGIYWHWSPDYEWEMDFMIEGYNECLITYIMAASSPDHSIHADAYHKGWARGGDIVTDVESYDLPLILKHNTRGDKGGPLFWAHYSYLGLNPKGLSDKYANYWDLNVNHSKINYLYCQENPENYETYGENSWGLTASYTRNNDDSIGYTAHAPDNDRGVVSPTAALSSIPYTPEESLAAMRYFYEDLNDLLWGPAGFYDAFSLEGNDWVAEKYLAIDQGPIVVMIENYRSGLIWDLFMGAPEVQQGLKKLEFNY; encoded by the coding sequence ATGATCACCACGAAAAATTTAAAGCCATACATTTTTATTCTCACTATTCTGTTAGCTATAGGCTGTAAGGAAAATACTAATCGCGAAGTGGCAGTAAGCGGGGAAAATTCAGAGAATGAAACCTTATCTGAAGACGCGCTGCTGGACACCGTTCAACGACAAACCCTAAGGTATTTCTGGGATTTTGCTGAACCTAATTCAGGAATGGCAAGGGAACGCTATCACCCGGACGGGGATTATCCAAGGAATGATGAGCACGTTGTAACTACCGGTGGTACCGGTTTTGGGTTAATGGCTATAGTTGCAGGGACAGAGCGCGGGTTTATCGACAGGGATTCAGCCGTTGCCCGTTTTGACAAAATAGCCGATTTCCTTGCAGAAGCTGAAAGATTCCATGGTGTCTGGCCCCACTGGATCAACGGGGAGACCGGAGAGACGCAGGCATTCAGCGATAAAGACAACGGCGGGGATATCGTGGAAACATCCTTCCTGGCACAAGGCTTCATTGTAGTAAGAGAATACCTGAAAAACGGAAATGAGCAGGAGCAGGCCGTGGCCCAAAAATATGATGAGCTATGGAAAGGGATAGAATGGAACTGGTACACCAATAATAAAGACGGGATCTACTGGCACTGGTCGCCAGATTATGAGTGGGAAATGGATTTTATGATAGAAGGATACAATGAATGCCTTATAACCTATATCATGGCTGCTTCCTCTCCAGATCATTCAATACATGCCGATGCATATCACAAAGGCTGGGCGCGTGGTGGAGACATAGTCACAGATGTTGAGTCGTACGATCTTCCACTAATTTTGAAACATAATACCCGGGGTGACAAGGGAGGCCCGTTATTTTGGGCACATTACTCCTACCTCGGATTGAATCCAAAAGGACTTAGTGATAAATATGCCAATTACTGGGACCTCAATGTGAACCACAGCAAGATAAATTACCTCTACTGCCAGGAAAATCCCGAAAATTATGAAACATATGGCGAGAATTCCTGGGGACTCACAGCAAGCTACACCCGTAATAATGATGACAGCATTGGTTACACCGCACACGCACCAGATAATGACAGGGGAGTGGTTTCTCCTACAGCGGCCTTGAGTTCTATTCCCTATACTCCTGAAGAATCATTGGCAGCTATGCGATATTTTTATGAAGACCTCAATGACCTCTTGTGGGGCCCTGCAGGGTTCTATGATGCCTTTAGCCTGGAAGGAAATGACTGGGTCGCAGAAAAATATCTGGCAATTGACCAGGGGCCCATTGTTGTAATGATAGAAAATTATCGCAGCGGTTTGATATGGGACCTTTTCATGGGTGCACCCGAGGTGCAGCAAGGTCTTAAAAAACTGGAATTCAATTATTAA
- a CDS encoding carboxylesterase family protein: MKSRLLWLLAIILLVLLMIPVSMHAQTGFHAYEKEVFIEDNDSLHYRILYPPNFDRTKKNPLILFLHGAGERGDNNESQLINGGDLFLKKQDEFPAVVIFPQAPKEDYWAKVEVNRDTLPFQFDFKNEEEPTKALHLVMALLTSVTAEDYIDTRKVYVGGLSMGGMGTFEIISRQPETFAAAFAICGGADPAIAQKYPEGFNIWIFHGEKDDVVIPEYSKTMAREINSHGGNAKLSLYPNDNHNSWDSAFAEPYLLKWLFSHERMD, encoded by the coding sequence ATGAAATCAAGATTACTCTGGCTGCTGGCAATCATATTGTTGGTACTTCTAATGATACCTGTATCTATGCATGCCCAGACCGGTTTCCATGCATATGAAAAGGAGGTTTTCATTGAAGACAATGATTCCCTGCACTACAGGATCCTTTATCCGCCCAATTTTGATCGAACAAAAAAAAATCCACTTATCCTGTTTCTTCATGGAGCAGGGGAAAGGGGAGATAATAATGAAAGTCAGTTAATTAATGGAGGAGATTTATTTCTCAAAAAGCAAGATGAGTTTCCCGCAGTAGTAATATTTCCACAGGCGCCAAAAGAAGATTATTGGGCGAAGGTGGAAGTAAATCGTGATACTCTCCCTTTCCAATTTGACTTTAAGAATGAGGAAGAGCCTACCAAAGCCCTACATTTGGTCATGGCTCTTCTGACTTCTGTTACTGCGGAAGATTATATAGATACCAGGAAAGTTTACGTAGGCGGACTTTCCATGGGAGGTATGGGAACTTTTGAGATCATAAGCAGGCAACCCGAAACCTTTGCCGCAGCCTTTGCAATTTGTGGCGGGGCAGATCCTGCTATAGCTCAAAAATATCCTGAAGGTTTCAACATCTGGATCTTCCACGGGGAGAAAGATGATGTGGTCATACCTGAATATTCCAAAACAATGGCAAGGGAGATCAATTCGCACGGTGGCAACGCGAAGCTATCCTTATATCCAAACGATAATCATAATAGCTGGGATTCAGCTTTTGCAGAACCATACTTATTAAAATGGTTGTTCTCACACGAACGAATGGATTAG
- a CDS encoding formylglycine-generating enzyme family protein — protein sequence MNLSKSFFFLIPVLLMGCKETAEKEEPVAAEKYEATEQPADIEAPEGMVWIPGGIFQQGATGEDKQAMSHEKPAHPVYVDGFFMDETEVTNREFAKFIDATGYITLAERELSWEELQQQLPPGTPKPADSLLQPGSLVFNKPNEEVKNLHDFRRWWVWQVGANWKQPEGPGSSIEGKEDHPVVHVAYEDAVAYSDWVGRRLPTEAEWEFAARGGEENSRFSWGDDENVLEERANTWTGEFPVNNNEADGYEGSAPVKSFPPNNYGLYDMAGNVWEFTSDSYDPQYYRKLLDKGVAENPQGPESAYKGYNPNLNAKVIKGGSYLCHASYCASYRVSAKMPQTMDSSHGHLGFRTVATQEMLRKIIKNQNL from the coding sequence ATGAACTTATCCAAATCATTCTTTTTCCTTATTCCTGTACTCCTGATGGGTTGTAAGGAAACTGCCGAAAAGGAGGAGCCGGTGGCTGCTGAGAAATACGAGGCTACAGAACAGCCCGCAGATATTGAGGCCCCGGAGGGGATGGTATGGATCCCCGGCGGAATATTTCAGCAGGGAGCAACAGGAGAAGATAAACAAGCCATGAGCCATGAGAAACCTGCGCACCCGGTGTATGTAGATGGTTTTTTTATGGATGAAACTGAAGTAACCAACAGGGAGTTCGCAAAATTTATTGATGCAACCGGATACATAACTCTTGCTGAAAGGGAGCTTTCCTGGGAAGAGCTGCAGCAGCAATTACCGCCGGGTACTCCCAAACCTGCAGATTCGCTCCTGCAGCCGGGTTCCCTGGTTTTTAATAAACCGAATGAAGAGGTGAAGAACCTTCATGATTTTAGGCGCTGGTGGGTTTGGCAGGTAGGTGCCAACTGGAAACAACCGGAAGGCCCTGGAAGTTCCATTGAAGGAAAGGAGGATCACCCGGTGGTGCATGTTGCGTATGAAGATGCAGTAGCATACAGTGACTGGGTAGGACGCCGTCTCCCAACCGAAGCCGAATGGGAATTTGCCGCCAGGGGCGGGGAGGAGAATTCACGTTTTAGCTGGGGTGATGATGAGAACGTACTGGAAGAAAGAGCCAATACCTGGACAGGTGAATTCCCTGTCAATAATAATGAAGCCGATGGGTATGAAGGCAGCGCCCCCGTAAAGTCATTTCCTCCAAACAATTATGGCCTCTATGATATGGCAGGGAATGTATGGGAGTTCACTTCAGACTCTTATGACCCCCAGTATTACAGGAAATTATTGGACAAGGGGGTAGCTGAGAATCCGCAGGGGCCGGAAAGTGCTTATAAAGGGTATAATCCCAATTTAAATGCGAAGGTCATAAAGGGAGGTTCGTATTTATGCCATGCCTCTTATTGTGCCAGTTACAGGGTATCGGCAAAAATGCCGCAAACTATGGACTCTTCTCACGGGCATCTGGGATTTCGAACAGTTGCGACGCAGGAAATGTTGAGAAAAATAATTAAAAATCAGAACCTATGA
- the bglX gene encoding beta-glucosidase BglX, with the protein MRKINLLVAVLFVTGLSNLQAQERIPEVETLLEKMTLEEKIGQLNLLTPGGGVATGSVVSEDVEAKIKAGNVGGVFGVSSPERVRQAQDIALKNSRLKIPLLIGSDVIHGYKTTFPIPLGLSASWDMELIKETAQIAAKEATADGINWNFSPMVDISRDPRWGRVAEGAGEDPFLGSQIAKAMVEGYQGDNLANPETMISTVKHMALYGASEAGRDYNRVDMSRAKMFNEYLPPYKAAVDAGVASVMTSFNDIDGVPASGNKWLLTDVLRERWGFDGFVVSDYTSVNEMIAHGMGDLQAVSALAINAGLDMDMVGEGFLTTLKKSVDEGKVSEETITTAARRILEAKHKLGLFDDPYRYSDESRPETDILTEENRAKAREAATKSFVLLKKHNNTLPISKNAKIALIGPLANNKNNMLGTWAPTGDQQLSIPILEGFKNVAPNASITYAKGANISDDATFAKKVNVFGPRIEISEESPEQLLKEAMTVVNDADVVVAVVGEASEMSGEAASRTEISIPESQKKLIRELAASGKPVVLVLMSGRPLTIPEEMELPVSILQVWHPGVEAGNAVADVVFGDYNPSGKLTATWPVNVGQIPIYYGMRRTGRPAASEDFEKFKSNYLDAPNAPLLPFGYGLSYTEFEYSNVNVNNSTLAEGGSITISATVRNTGNYDGEEVVQLYTHDKVRSITPPMKELKGFEKIFLKKGESKTVTFEITTEDLKFYNNEEDFIFEPGEFEFFVGGSSDNEFTGSFTVK; encoded by the coding sequence ATGAGAAAAATTAACCTGTTAGTCGCTGTTCTTTTTGTAACGGGGCTTTCAAATTTACAAGCCCAGGAAAGGATCCCGGAAGTTGAAACACTTCTGGAGAAAATGACCCTTGAGGAAAAGATAGGCCAACTTAACCTTTTAACCCCAGGCGGTGGTGTTGCTACAGGGTCTGTCGTAAGTGAGGATGTAGAGGCCAAGATCAAGGCAGGAAATGTAGGGGGTGTTTTTGGGGTGTCAAGTCCGGAAAGGGTTAGACAGGCCCAGGATATTGCGCTGAAGAATTCCCGGCTTAAGATCCCGTTGCTTATTGGAAGTGATGTGATCCATGGTTATAAAACTACTTTTCCAATCCCGCTAGGTCTTTCTGCCAGCTGGGATATGGAACTTATCAAAGAAACGGCCCAAATTGCTGCGAAAGAGGCAACTGCCGATGGGATAAACTGGAATTTTTCACCAATGGTGGATATTTCCCGTGACCCACGCTGGGGCCGGGTGGCAGAAGGTGCAGGAGAGGATCCCTTTCTTGGATCGCAGATCGCCAAAGCTATGGTAGAAGGCTATCAGGGTGATAATCTTGCCAATCCTGAGACTATGATCTCCACCGTAAAACATATGGCCCTTTATGGAGCCTCTGAGGCCGGGCGGGATTACAACCGGGTGGATATGAGCCGTGCCAAGATGTTCAATGAATATTTGCCACCTTATAAGGCGGCTGTAGATGCGGGAGTTGCCAGTGTGATGACCTCTTTTAATGATATTGACGGGGTGCCGGCTTCAGGTAACAAATGGCTGCTTACAGATGTTCTAAGGGAGCGTTGGGGTTTTGACGGATTCGTGGTTTCAGATTATACATCAGTGAACGAGATGATCGCCCACGGGATGGGTGACCTGCAGGCTGTTTCGGCTTTGGCTATCAATGCCGGGCTGGATATGGATATGGTAGGGGAAGGTTTTCTTACAACCCTCAAAAAATCTGTTGATGAGGGAAAGGTTTCAGAAGAAACAATTACCACTGCTGCCAGAAGGATCCTGGAAGCCAAGCATAAATTAGGTCTATTTGATGATCCTTACAGATACTCAGATGAGAGCAGGCCGGAAACCGATATTCTTACAGAGGAAAACCGGGCAAAAGCCCGGGAGGCAGCAACAAAATCTTTTGTTTTGCTGAAAAAACATAACAATACGCTGCCAATATCGAAAAATGCGAAAATTGCACTTATCGGTCCGCTGGCAAATAACAAGAACAATATGCTGGGAACCTGGGCTCCAACCGGAGATCAACAGCTTTCAATTCCAATACTGGAAGGATTTAAAAATGTAGCTCCAAATGCAAGCATAACTTATGCAAAAGGTGCAAATATTAGTGACGACGCAACATTTGCAAAGAAGGTGAATGTTTTCGGGCCGCGTATAGAAATTTCAGAAGAATCTCCTGAACAACTATTAAAAGAGGCTATGACGGTTGTAAATGATGCCGATGTTGTGGTAGCAGTGGTTGGAGAAGCTTCAGAAATGAGCGGGGAAGCAGCCAGCCGTACAGAGATTTCCATTCCTGAAAGTCAGAAAAAATTAATTCGCGAACTTGCTGCCAGCGGAAAACCGGTGGTACTTGTCCTTATGAGCGGAAGACCCTTGACTATTCCTGAAGAAATGGAACTTCCTGTAAGTATTCTGCAGGTATGGCACCCGGGTGTGGAAGCTGGAAATGCGGTAGCCGATGTGGTTTTTGGAGATTATAATCCATCCGGAAAACTTACTGCTACCTGGCCGGTAAATGTTGGGCAAATTCCAATTTACTACGGAATGAGAAGGACAGGAAGGCCTGCAGCTTCTGAAGATTTTGAGAAATTCAAATCCAATTACCTGGATGCTCCAAATGCACCTTTACTTCCTTTTGGTTACGGGCTTAGTTATACAGAATTTGAATATTCGAATGTAAATGTGAACAATTCTACCCTTGCAGAAGGTGGAAGCATCACAATTTCGGCTACAGTTAGAAACACCGGGAATTATGATGGGGAAGAGGTAGTGCAGTTATATACGCATGACAAAGTGAGGTCTATAACCCCGCCAATGAAGGAACTAAAAGGTTTTGAAAAGATCTTCCTGAAAAAAGGAGAATCAAAGACCGTGACCTTTGAGATTACTACAGAGGATCTTAAATTCTACAATAATGAGGAGGATTTTATTTTTGAACCCGGAGAGTTTGAGTTTTTTGTGGGTGGAAGTTCAGATAACGAATTTACCGGCAGCTTTACTGTGAAGTAG